The genomic stretch AACTTAGACAAGCCACAAGCAACCGCAAAGCATCCAGCCAATTGCCAAAATCTCTATCTCTTAAGGAAGTAGAGCTTGCTCTAGATATGCGCTGGAGTAAAAAATTTATGCCTAGAGAGTTTGCTTAGAGAGTCTATTTAAAAATTCCAAAAAGAATGATGACGCTTCACACCACACATTTTTTGCGTCCTGAGCGAAATTTTTAGGGCTTATTGAGTAATTAGGGGAACAAAAACACCCCATTTAATTTCAAAAAGAGAGTAAATACCTTGAGGTACTTGCTCTCTTTTTTGTGACGAAGATCACAGAAGTGCAGAGATATGAAGCTATTAACTTCTTGATAGCAATCACATAGAGGCAGAGATGCGAGTCACATCTATATTTAGGATTTTAGAGCAAGCTAATTAATGTAGAAATCTTACGTCTAGTACCCCTTTTAAAGCCATGAATAACAAAAGTACCATTAGAAATCTTGTTAACCGCGCTCTCCTTGTCAAGCGGCTTACGCCTGAGCTCGAAAACCTAATTAATCAAGAGCTTTCGCAACAGGGCTATATTACTGACCCTGATTATGAAGCATTAGAATATCTGATGCAGGCAATTGATCAAGGTAGAGTCCAACAAGTTTGCTAAATATTCAAGCGCAATATTCAAGTGCAATAATTAAGTGCAGTACTTAGGTGCAGTACTTAGGTGCAATATTTGGGATAAGTATTTAGCAAATAAATTTTTAGCCAATAAATTAGTGAATAGGGACTTAGATTTAATTGGTAAAGCTGTAGACTAGAGTTGCAAAATTTGAAGTCTTGCATGTATGGGGTTTTCAGCCTACTCCCGCCTACATTGTCAACTGCGATCGCGATATCGCCAGATAGTTTATGGGATTCTCTTTTGTACTGTAATTGTACTGACTACGCTCATTGCCAATGCTTGTCAATCGCAGTCTGGCATAGTGCCTGCCTTGCCCCAAAACTCCAATATTCAAGTATTTTTTAATCAAAATCAGGCTTCTCGGTACACCGATCCTTACCGCAACATTGAACGACTCGGTGACAATCTTGAAAAAATCATCGTTGATAACATCAACAAATCAAAGGTTACCTTAAATATTGCCGTCCAAGAACTACGGTTACCGAATATCGCCAAAGCGATCGTTGATGCTAAATTACGTGGGGTAAATGTCAAGCTCATTCTCGAAAATAATTACAGTCGGGCGTGGAGCGAATTTACACCAGAACAAGTTGCGAAGATGAATGCCCGCGATCGCGATCGTTACCAAGAATTTCAAAAATTTGCTGATATCAATAAAGATGGTCGTTTAAGCGAAGATGAGCTGGATAGTCGTGATGGCTTGAGGTTAATTAAACTAGCGAATGTTCCTTGGATTGATGATACTGCTGATGGCTCCAAGGGCAGTGGATTAATGCACCATAAATTTATAGTGATTGATGATCAGATAGTTATATTTGGCTCGGCTAATTTCACAATGAGTGATATTCATGGTGACTTTACTAAGCCAGAGACAAGAGGAAATGCCAATAACCTATTGCGTGTAGAAAGTAAAGAGTTCGCAAAACATTTCCAAAAGGAATTTAATATCATGTGGGGGGATGGACCTAATGGTAAACCTGATAGCCTATTTGGTTCAAAAAAGCCCTCTCGCAAAATCGAGTATTTGATTGTGGGTGGAGCGCAAATCCGTATTAAATTTTCCCCAGATCCTGAAGACACTTCAAGGGAGCAAACTAGCAGTGGACTGATTTCTACGGCGATCGCAGGAACTAAACAAAATGTGGATATGGCGTTATTTGTGTATTCCGATCCGTTTATTTCCACAATTCTTGAGGAGCGTCAACGGGACAATGTCCAAATTCGCACTTTAGTTTCTCTACAATTTGCCTATCGCGATTATTCATCGACCCTTGATATGTGGGGCTTACAGTCTACTCAAGACTGCAAAACAGGCAAAAGTAGCGCATGGAAACAGCCGATCAAAACCGTTGGTATTCCTAATTTACCTTCTGGAGATACTCTCCATCATAAGTTCGCTATTCTCGATCGCAGTTTGATTTTGACGGGTTCCCATAACTGGACTAGTGCTGCGAACCATGTCAATGATGAGGCTTTGATTGCCATTCAAAATCCAACTGTAGCTGCACATTACCAGAGAGAATATGATCGCCTTTATCAGGATGCGACTTTAGGACCTACCGCTAAATTAGTGCAAGTAACCTCTAAAAGTTGTACTGAGCGAATCAAAAAGAGTAATCCCAAAAACAATGCCGAAGAACCAGAATTTTAAGGTAGTCCTAAATAGGTAAGTATGGGCGGCGCGAAGCGCCGCCCATACTTACCTATTTTAATTACAGCGATCGCATCGCCTAAAGTTTTGTTAAGCTAGGATGTCTGGAATATTGTGCATTACGGCAAACTGCCTCATTAAAAGTCATAACAAATATGGTCAATCTGGTTCCTACTGTCAAACCCACGATCAAGCCCACGATCGCTTTCTCCCATTTGGGTTGTGAAAAGAACCGTGTCGATACTGAACACATGCTGGGATTACTAGTACAGGCTGGCTATCAGGTAGATAGCAACGAAGAATTAGCCGACTATGTGATTGTCAATACCTGTAGTTTTATCGAAGATGCCCGTCGGGAATCGGTGCGAACTTTAGTAGAACTAGCAGAAATGGGCAAACGTATTGTGATTGCGGGCTGCATGGCTCAACATTTTCAACAGGAATTACTCGATGAAATTCCTGAAGCGGTGGCTCTTGTTGGTACAGGTGACTATCAAAAAATTGTCGATGTCATTGAACGTGCCGAGCAAGGTGAACGGGTTAAAGAAGTTACGCAAGTTCCTACCTATATTGCTGATGACACCATC from Pseudanabaena sp. Chao 1811 encodes the following:
- a CDS encoding phospholipase D-like domain-containing protein — translated: MGFSAYSRLHCQLRSRYRQIVYGILFCTVIVLTTLIANACQSQSGIVPALPQNSNIQVFFNQNQASRYTDPYRNIERLGDNLEKIIVDNINKSKVTLNIAVQELRLPNIAKAIVDAKLRGVNVKLILENNYSRAWSEFTPEQVAKMNARDRDRYQEFQKFADINKDGRLSEDELDSRDGLRLIKLANVPWIDDTADGSKGSGLMHHKFIVIDDQIVIFGSANFTMSDIHGDFTKPETRGNANNLLRVESKEFAKHFQKEFNIMWGDGPNGKPDSLFGSKKPSRKIEYLIVGGAQIRIKFSPDPEDTSREQTSSGLISTAIAGTKQNVDMALFVYSDPFISTILEERQRDNVQIRTLVSLQFAYRDYSSTLDMWGLQSTQDCKTGKSSAWKQPIKTVGIPNLPSGDTLHHKFAILDRSLILTGSHNWTSAANHVNDEALIAIQNPTVAAHYQREYDRLYQDATLGPTAKLVQVTSKSCTERIKKSNPKNNAEEPEF